The proteins below are encoded in one region of Diorhabda carinulata isolate Delta chromosome 3, icDioCari1.1, whole genome shotgun sequence:
- the LOC130891127 gene encoding GDP-fucose transporter 1, with translation MSVEKSLFSKYVTIFFVVSGYWIVSITTVFVNKTLFSHIDLDAPMFVNFTQTLITAAICYMKKILSTTYPNTFRFPDVDLWDKHTLKTVLPLSILFTTMISTNNLCLKYTSVAYYYIGRSLTTIFNVVFTFLILGETTSRKCIACCAVIIGGFWLGVDQENLAGSLSIPGFIFGILGSLSLSLFSIFTKKVLPKLNGEIWALSYANNVYASILLFFVMILNNELGELYNYPKFSELFFWSIVIVGGVCGFTIGYFTTLQIKYTSALTHNISGTAKACAQTVLATYWYHETKSLLWWTSNFIVLSGSACYTWIKQLDMERRHKENIAYQRV, from the exons ATGTCGGtcgaaaaatctttattttccaaatatgtcacaatattttttgtggTTAGTGGATACTG GATTGTTTCTATTACTACAGTTTTTgtcaataaaacattatttagtCACATTGACTTGGATGCCCCAATGTTTGTAAATTTTACTCAAACATTAATTACAGCAGCAATATGTTATATGAAGAAGATTCTTAGTACAACATACCCAAACACATTTAGATTTCCAGATGTAGATTTATGGGACAAACACACTTTGAAAACA GTATTACCTCTTTCTATTCTGTTCACTACAATGATCTCTACAAACAATTTATGCTTAAAATATACATCAGTAGCCTACTACTATATTGGAAGATCACTCACAACAATATTTAATGtagtatttacatttttaatactGGGAGAAACAACTTCAAGAAAATGTATAGCTTGTTGTGCTGTTATTATAGGTGGTTTTTGGTTGGGAGTTGACCAAGAAAATTTAGCAG GAAGTTTATCAATACCTGGATTTATATTTGGCATTCTGGGATCCCTATCATTAtcactattttcaatatttacaaaaaaagtcttACCTAAATTAAATGGTGAAATTTGGGCATTATCCTATGCTAATAACGTTTATGCCagtattcttttattttttgttatgattttaaataatgaacTTGGGGAATTATACAATTACCCAAAATTTTCCGAATTATTTTTCTGGTCCATAGTGATAGTTGGAGGGGTTTGTGGATTTACTATTGGATATTTTACAACATTGCAGATAAAA tATACATCAGCATTAACTCATAATATATCTGGTACTGCAAAGGCGTGCGCACAAACAGTACTTGCTACTTATTGGTACCACGAAACAAAATCCCTATTGTGGTGGACCTCGAATTTTATAGTATTATCAGGAAGTGCTTGTTATACTTGGATTAAACAGCTTGATATGGAAAGAAGACATAAGGAGAATATTGCATATCAGAGAGTTTAG
- the LOC130891698 gene encoding ER membrane protein complex subunit 6 isoform X2, whose product MANKIRNEFVAYSEPAIRNNLSIVEYCRTSVAAVSGCTAGVLGLTGIFGALFFIIAVTTFWFMLLFKAGIDSWKKYFISRKSLLLNGIFGHFFTYILCWTFIYGMVHVY is encoded by the exons ATGGCAAATAAAATTAGAAACGAATTTGTAGCCTATAGTGAACCTgcaattagaaataatttgtcGATTGTTGAGTACTGTCGAACATCAGTAGCAGCAGTATCTGGTTGTACAGCAG GCGTTCTTGGATTGACTGGAATTTTTGGTGcactatttttcataattgcAGTTACAACCTTTTGGTTTATGCTGTTGTTCAAAGCTGGTATCGACtcttggaaaaaatattttatatcaagaaAATCACTACTTTTGAACGGAATTTTTGGACATTTCTTTACCTATATTCTGTGCTGGACATTTATTTATGGAATGGTACACGTCTATTAA
- the LOC130891698 gene encoding TBC1 domain family member 7 isoform X1, with amino-acid sequence MGDERNFRSAYYEKVGFRSVEEKKSLEILLKEKPLDCEKLKQFCLRYCVPTCYRNLVWKLLLGIIPVHMDSHNFVIEQRKQEYQELYRALTVMRIIDSNTPKPQVISAMCSLRSGNFAIDSNIVTTRPFDCIVYAFMEYSDDDADIFWMFKNFWESVQKFHPELDKLVEKTFFILEKEDPAYYRIIKKNDLFKNLPVDMWIDCCFAGVLKDMFVEKIWDKFLGGSYLIFVFASVMLLMTLRGRITNCTCLAATHEFVKCLPDETAGIITNKAIELWQNYGSPLTLHDKLKP; translated from the exons atggGGGATGAAAGAAATTTTCGTTCAGCTTATTATGAAAAAGTAGGATTTAGAAGTGTAGAAGAAAAGAAATCTTTGGAAATTCTGCTAAAGGAAAAGCCACTGGATTGTGAAAAGTTGAAACAGTTCTGCCTGAGGTACTGTGTCCCAACGTGCTACAGAAATTTAGTATGGAAATTGCTTTTAGGTATAATTCCGGTTCATATGGACTCccataattttgttatagaacAGAGGAAACAAGAGTATCAAGAATTGTATAGAGCACTAACAGTAATGAgaataattgattcaaatacACCCAAACCTCAAGTAATTTCAGCTATGTGTTCTTTGAGATCTGGAAATTTTGCAATAGATTCAAATATAGTTACAACAAGACCATTTGACTGTATCGTTTATGCTTTTATGGAGTACTCTGATGATGATGCTGATATTTTTTggatgtttaaaaatttttgggaaagtgttcaaaaatttcACCCAGAATTGGACAAATTGGTAGaaaaaacattctttatattggaaaaagaaGATCCTGCCTATTATAGGATCATAAAAAAGAATGATTTATTCAAGAATTTGCCTGTGGATATGTGGATAGATTGCTGTTTTGCTGGAGTTTTAAAAGATATGTTTGTGGAAAA AATCTGGGACAAATTTCTTGGAGGATCCTACCTAATATTTGTGTTTGCATCAGTAATGCTTTTAATGACATTGAGAGGAAGAATTACAAATTGTACATGCCTTGCAGCTACACATGAATTTGTAAAATgt CTTCCGGATGAAACTGCTGGTATTATCACAAACAAGGCTATTGAATTATGGCAAAACTATGGTAGTCCTCTTACGCTACACGATAAACTTAAACCATAG
- the LOC130891696 gene encoding 4-hydroxybutyrate coenzyme A transferase has translation MAVSVRGISHRLGHLSGVLSTVKIFPRTYFTYTNEPAQPIKGKEPKWTTAEDAFQDLKSGDTVFSQGAAATPIDLLKAMTEVGKNKKLENVTVCHMHTEGPATYTDPSCEGIFRSCSFFMGGNVRKAVADGRGDAIPIFLSEIPLLFTKKIVKPDIAVIQVSPPDSHGYCSLGTSVDCVRAGMSHSKIIIAQINPHMPRTFGDGIIHISHIDYAVKVNTPLPCHGGKPPTDVELKIGKNIAENLVEDGATLQMGIGSIPDAVLALLTNHKDLGIHSEMFAGGVIDLVNRGCVTNSKKSIHRGRIVGSFLIGTQELYDFVDNNPFIEMLVVDYVNNTGIIARQPKMTAINSCIEVDLTGQISSDSIGTRMYSGFGGQVDFIRGAAEGLDGKGKPIIALPSSTNKGQSKIVPILKPGAGVVTTRAHAHYVVTEYGIAYLFGKSLRQRAHALINIAHPDHREALEKAAFERLQVMPSP, from the exons ATGGCAGTATCTGTTCGAGGAATATCTCATCGCCTAGGACACTTAAGTGGCGTTTTATCTACTGTAAAAATATTTCCACGAACTTACTTCACTTACACAAATGAACCTGCTCAACCGATCAAAGGCAAAGAACCGAAATGGACAACCGCTGAAGATGCTTTTCAAGATTTGAAGTCAG GGGATACTGTTTTCTCTCAGGGAGCAGCAGCTACTCCAATTGATTTATTGAAAGCTATGACAGAGGTAGGAAAAAACAAGAAGCTTGAAAATGTCACGGTTTGTCACATGCACACTGAAGGTCCAGCAACATATACAGATCCATCATGTGAAGGAATCTTTAG ATCATGTTCCTTCTTTATGGGTGGTAATGTGAGAAAAGCAGTGGCAGATGGTCGGGGAGATGCTATACCCatatttttatctgaaattcCATTACTATTTACCAAGAAAATTGTCAAGCCGGACATCGCAGTAATTCAG GTGTCCCCTCCAGATTCTCATGGATACTGTAGTTTGGGAACCAGTGTTGATTGCGTTAGAGCTGGAATgtctcattcaaaaattataattg ctcaaaTCAATCCACATATGCCAAGAACCTTTGGAGATGGTATTATTCATATTAGTCATATTGACTATGCTGTGAAAGTAAATACCCCTCTACCATGCCATGGTGGTAAGCCTCCTACTGATGTTgaattaaaaattggaaaaaacattgCGGAAAATTTGGTGGAAGACGGCGCCACGCTTCAAATGG GAATCGGCAGTATTCCAGATGCAGTCCTAGCATTATTAACTAACCACAAAGATCTCGGCATTCATTCAGAAATGTTCGCTGGCGGAGTGATAGATCTAGTCAATAGAGGCTGTGTTACAAACAGTAAGAAGAGTATCCATAGAGGAAGGATTGTTGGATCATTCTTAATAGGAACACAAGAACTTTATGATTTTGTAGATAACAATCCATTTATTGAGATGTTAGTTGTAGATTATGTAAATAATACTG gtaTAATTGCGAGACAACCTAAAATGACTGCTATAAACTCATGTATTGAAGTCGATTTGACAGGTCAAATTTCTTCAGATTCTATTGGTACGAGGATGTATTCTGGTTTTGGTGGTCAAGTTGATTTTATTAGAGGTGCTGCGGAAGGATTGGACGGAAAAGGAAAACCAATAATCGCTTTACCTTCTTCTACAAATAAGGGACAGAGTAAAATTGTTCCAATTCTTAAACCAG gTGCCGGCGTTGTAACAACAAGAGCTCATGCCCATTACGTCGTAACCGAATATGGTATCGCGTATCTTTTCGGAAAATCTTTAAGACAAAGAGCACACGCTCTTATCAACATTGCTCATCCTGATCACAGAGAAGCCTTAGAAAAAGCCGCGTTTGAACGTCTCCAAGTAATGCCATCCCCTTAA
- the LOC130891520 gene encoding TGF-beta-activated kinase 1 and MAP3K7-binding protein 1-like, with the protein MESIKSPHSTYKNSQSWTDDLPVCKNTGIGFSTNQIYREDGSPQEEHAYEDCSCHFKFSDSFYWYAVFDGHEGKRAADYCCQRMTAEIYFSQLTENKSDEEVKELLNQAFLTVEKGYMQSLEDVLAERTSLMYDIPEGLSQYEAYQKVPHIVQNINKLNNELSSGTAAAIALIYNNKLYVANVGNCRVLLCQTDANSVLKVVQLSVDHDLKNEDELLRLTQIGINLNNLRKSTRLGNQENTRCLGNYNVKGGYKDFEDLAMAKQEPIISQPDIHGGIKLDESSRFLLLMSAGLYKSIEEATGTDQVNKYIAHCVVEQFREQATLTGVAQAVVDKAVRLHHDWYMSNSINHSGSPKREDITLVLRNFNYHLPNAITSPTTPSVTFNPNVSTNTVSDRYSSASSVSTGNNEKSNSTNITKTSDTSSIEDTRIDDGIGADQKIEAYVDFTDFYRNYNKGKLNGTLPDNF; encoded by the exons ATGGAGTCCATTAAGTCTCCACATTCTACCTACAAAAACTCACAAAGCTGGACTGATGATTTACCAGTATGTAAAAACACAGGTATTGGATTTTCTACTAATCAAATTTATAGAGAAGATGGAAGTCCTCAAGAAGAGCATGCATATGAGGATTGCAGTTGTCATTTCAAATTTAGTGATTCTTTTTATTG gTATGCAGTTTTCGATGGTCATGAAGGCAAAAGAGCAGCTGATTACTGTTGCCAAAGAATGACAGCTGAAATATATTTCTCTCAACTCACAGAAAATAAATCAGACGAAGAAGTTAAAGAATTACTTAATCAAGCTTTTCTCACTGTTGAAAAAGGCTATATGCAAAGTTTAGAAGATGTATTAGCTGAGAGAACTAGTCTTATGTATGATATACCTGAAGGATTAAGTCAATATGAAGCTTATCAAAAAGTTCCCCATATAGTTcagaatattaacaaattaaataacGAATTATCATCAGGAACTGCTGCTGCGATAgctctaatttataataataaattgtatgttGCAAATGTTGGAAATTGTAGAGTTTTATTATGTCAGACAGATGCAAATTCTGTACTTAAAGTAGTGCAATTAAGTGTAGAtcatgatttaaaaaatgaagatgaGCTACTGAGACTGACACAGATTGGAATTAATTTGAACAACTTAAGAAAAA gtACAAGACTAGGGAATCAAGAAAACACCAGATGCTTAGGAAACTATAATGTGAAAGGTGGATACAAAGACTTTGAAGACTTAGCAATGGCTAAACAAGAACCTATAATTTCCCAACCAGATATACACGGAGGAATAAAATTAGATGAATCATCAAGATTTCTTCTACTGATGTCAGCCGGACTTTATAAATCTATTGAGGAAGCAACAGGAACGGATCAAGTTAACAAATACATAGCTCATTGTGTAGTTGAACAG TTTAGAGAACAAGCTACGTTGACTGGTGTAGCACAAGCAGTAGTTGATAAAGCAGTCCGCCTTCATCATGACTGGTATATGTCGAATTCCATCAatcactctggttctccaaaacGTGAGGATATTACATTGGTCcttagaaatttcaattatcatttACCAAATGCTATAACTTCCCCTACGACTCCATCTGTAACTTTTAATCCAAACGTTTCAACAAATACTGTTTCTGATAGATACAGTTCAGCTAGTAGTGTTAGTActggaaataatgaaaagagTAATAGCACCAACATTACCAAAACCAGTGATACTTCAAGTATTGAAGACACCAGAATAGATGACGGTATTGGAGCTGATCAAAAGATTGAAGCTTACGTTGACTTTAcagatttttatagaaattacaaCAAGGGTAAACTGAATGGGACATTACCTGATAACTTTTAA
- the LOC130891521 gene encoding uncharacterized protein LOC130891521 codes for MLFSRILQVTKHKLTKVIIPVQQFSNLHIQKTSSSLSLLANVSSVYNPWIYQQNNNLNLPQNINSNVELPNCIKAILPKIEPIKRDIIEAPALDDTVKKEAVKMIVIRRKKMKKHKLRKLRKRMKFEWAKKRQRRELKKEKLFQAELIQQYKTAEKFSAEEYVTTKLKEFDQASELLAKNESSEIEARSSRKT; via the exons atgttgTTTTCTAGAATTTTACAAGTAACTAAACATAAATTAACTAAAG taataatacctgttcaacaattttcaaatttacacaTTCAAAAGACATCCAGTTCTTTGTCACTATTAGCAAATGTTTCAAGTGTGTATAATCCTTGGATTtaccaacaaaataataatttaaatttgccccaaaatattaattcaaatgttGAATTACCAAATTGTATAAAAGCAATATTGCCAAAAATAGAACCTATTAAACGAGATATAATTGAAGCCCCTGCCCTAGATGATACTGTTAAAAAAGAAGCAGTTAAAATGATAGTTATTAGaagaaagaagatgaaaaaacaCAAGTTGAGAAAATTAAGGAAAAGGATGAAGTTTGAATGGGCTAAA aaacgaCAACGAAGGGAactaaaaaaggaaaaacttttCCAAGCAGAGCTTATTCAGCAATATAAAACAGCAGAGAAATTTTCCGCAGAAGAATATGTGACTACAAAACTTAAAGAATTTGACCAGGCTAGTGAGTTATTGGCAAAAAATGAATCATCTGAAATAGAAGCAAGATCCAGTAGGAAAACATGA